A genomic window from Silene latifolia isolate original U9 population chromosome Y, ASM4854445v1, whole genome shotgun sequence includes:
- the LOC141633691 gene encoding uncharacterized protein LOC141633691, producing the protein MFKLSPRSGRGQRSNKGFKVKHALQLIVLLGVGIWLVYQIQRSYNQDKVYGEATKVSGKLGEGEIDRLRFGRKDIPELEETTSSIDENNVGEEEEHKIESEEVGENENKGNFEGEKAKDDKTSEDEKGREEEKEVNGGGENEGKEDEKKEDDEASKEEQGIEENKSVDKHEEEKKELENEVKGDGENKNEDKEHEENKEKEKEESDENEKAGSEENKESENEGQTSEENKEAMKVENKETEDGVKDSGESKSEEKQEEGEGMQNEGKENAGSGEENKDNEKEQVEEKKEEFEEKEKEGSNEGQESETTKGSSEMKNEETKMQEDTKIENSGSSDGEVQDRMDKDDKATAGNDNKEKDSSISEVNEEVDNQGNSVQEAAKKESADEKDDATQNAESSEDRQGRTNAFSDETFASQSQNEKVDNTNTKEESSTLQEAVSEKSEKADTVAGDAKAEDNSSAEGGESATGTGDGNAAAYADTNGNEEANPSDKTESQTDSSKNLNFQEQKVESSDSKNLEKKEEGSNVDVSQNAEAQEQVGSTTSDSKPQEEESSNSNEAANVEQKDQGNSSGNQKDESSNTNGNAGVEQHDQVDSSGNQKEESSNLNEHAANVEQHEQDDSSGNQKEESSGQNENANVEQHEQDDSSGNQKEESSGQNENANAEQHDQVNTSGNQKEESSNMDENSNVDSSGNQKEESSNSNENAKVEQQEQVDSSGNQKDESSNSNENTNNEQRDQVDSSENQKEETANSNEAANVEQHDQVDTSVSEDIKDRTDLATLPDSGSAGTNSKDAIAK; encoded by the coding sequence ATGTTCAAGTTATCGCCTCGTAGTGGTAGAGGGCAAAGATCAAACAAAGGGTTCAAGGTGAAGCATGCCTTGCAGCTGATTGTATTGTTAGGTGTTGGCATTTGGCTTGTGTACCAAATCCAGCGGTCTTATAACCAGGATAAAGTGTACGGAGAAGCAACCAAGGTATCGGGAAAGCTTGGGGAGGGTGAGATTGATAGATTGAGGTTCGGAAGGAAGGATATTCCCGAGTTGGAAGAGACAACATCGAGCATAGATGAAAATAATGTTGGGGAGGAAGAGGAGCATAAAATTGAAAGTGAGGAGGTAGgtgaaaatgaaaataaagggaATTTTGAGGGAGAGAAGGCTAAAGACGATAAAACAAGTGAAGATGAGAAGGGTAGGGAAGAGGAAAAAGAAGTGAATGGAGGAGGAGAGAACGAGGGTAAGGAAGACGAAAAGAAAGAGGATGATGAGGCGAGTAAGGAAGAGCAGGGTATCGAAGAGAACAAAAGTGTGGATAAACATGAGGAAGAGAAAAAGGAGCTGGAGAATGAGGTGAAGGGTGATGGAGAAAACAAAAATGAGGATAAAGAGCATGAAGAGAacaaggagaaggagaaggaagaaAGTGACGAAAATGAAAAGGCGGGAAGTGAGGAGAACAAAGAGAGTGAAAATGAAGGGCAAACCAGtgaagaaaacaaagaagctATGAAGGTGGAGAACAAAGAAACCGAAGATGGAGTGAAGGACAGCGGGGAGTCTAAAAGTGAGGAAAAACAAGAAGAGGGTGAAGGCATGCAAAATGAAGGAAAGGAAAATGCTGGTTCGGGAGAGGAAAACAAAGATAATGAGAAGGAACAagttgaagaaaagaaggaagagtttgaagagaaagagaaggaaggTTCAAATGAGGGTCAAGAGAGCGAAACAACGAAAGGTAGCAGTGAGATGAAAAATGAAGAGACGAAGATGCAGGAGGATACTAAGATCGAGAATTCAGGCTCATCAGATGGTGAGGTTCAGGACAGAATGGACAAAGACGATAAAGCAACAGCCGGGAACGACAACAAGGAAAAAGATTCGTCCATTTCGGAAGTGAATGAGGAAGTCGACAATCAGGGCAATTCCGTCCAAGAAGCAGCAAAAAAAGAATCGGCAGATGAAAAGGACGATGCTACCCAAAATGCAGAGTCGAGTGAAGACAGGCAAGGGCGGACGAACGCATTCAGTGACGAAACATTTGCCTCACAAAGTCAAAACGAGAAAGTCGATAACACAAACACGAAAGAAGAGAGTTCCACACTACAGGAAGCTGTCTCTGAGAAAAGCGAGAAGGCTGACACAGTTGCTGGTGATGCTAAGGCCGAGGATAACAGCAGTGCTGAAGGTGGAGAATCTGCCACCGGTACTGGAGATGGGAATGCTGCTGCATACGCTGATACAAATGGTAACGAGGAGGCAAATCCAAGTGACAAGACTGAGAGTCAAACTGATTCTtctaaaaatttgaattttcaagAACAGAAAGTAGAATCATCTGATAGTAAAAATTTGGAAAAGAAAGAGGAAGGATCAAATGTGGATGTCAGCCAAAATGCTGAGGCACAAGAACAAGTGGGATCTACCACCTCAGATTCAAAACCTCAGGAAGAGGAATCATCAAACTCGAACGAAGCCGCTAATGTTGAGCAGAAAGATCAGGGTAATTCCTCGGGAAACCAAAAAGATGAATCATCAAACACGAATGGGAATGCTGGTGTTGAGCAGCATGATCAAGTTGACTCCTCGGGTAATCAGAAAGAGGAGTCATCAAACCTGAATGAACATGCTGCTAATGTTGAGCAGCATGAGCAAGATGATTCCTCGGGAAACCAAAAAGAGGAATCATCCGGCCAAAATGAAAATGCTAATGTTGAGCAGCATGAGCAAGATGATTCCTCGGGAAACCAAAAAGAGGAATCATCCGGCCAAAATGAAAATGCCAATGCTGAGCAGCATGATCAAGTTAATACCTCGGGAAATCAGAAAGAGGAATCATCAAACATGGATGAAAATTCTAATGTGGATTCCTCAGGAAACCAAAAAGAGGAATCCTCAAACTCAAATGAAAATGCCAAGGTGGAGCAGcaagaacaggttgattcctcggGAAACCAGAAAGATGAATCATCAAATTCGAATGAAAACACTAATAATGAGCAGCGTGATCAAGTCGATTCCTCAGAAAACCAGAAAGAAGAAACAGCAAACTCAAATGAAGCCGCTAATGTTGAGCAGCATGATCAAGTTGATACTTCTGTTTCCGAAGACATCAAGGATCGAACAGATTTAGCAACTTTACCTGACTCGGGTAGCGCAGGGACCAACAGCAAAGACGCAATTGCCAAGTGA
- the LOC141630858 gene encoding uncharacterized protein LOC141630858, which translates to MTNDSSSSQKPPLHPVYTVTNIQHKVRVLDGTKVTYASWVRLFKLHARGYKVLSHIDGTPAPAETHDSYASWAEVDAHVLQWIYGTLSDDLLPRVLEDDSTTRVAWVRVENIFNNNKGARAAALEEEFNTLRLANMPSLEAY; encoded by the coding sequence ATGACGAATGACTCCTCTTCTTCCCAAAAACCACCATTGCATCCCGTGTATACCGTCACAAATATCCAACACAAAGTTCGTGTTCTCGACGGCACGAAAGTCACATATGCATCTTGGGTTCGCCTCTTCAAACTTCATGCTCGTGGATACAAGGTTTTGTCGCACATTGACGGCACGCCTGCCCCTGCCGAGACTCACGACTCATATGCTTCGTGGGCTGAAGTGGATGCACATGTTCTTCAGTGGATATACGGTACCCTTAGCGACGATCTCTTGCCCCGCGTTCTTGAGGATGATTCGACTACCCGTGTTGCTTGGGTACGGGTTGAAAACATTTTCAATAACAATAAAGGGGCTCGCGCTGCTGCACTCGAGGAAGAATTCAACACTCTTCGTCTCGCCAATATGCCTTCTCTCGAGGCATATTGA